In Corynebacterium afermentans subsp. afermentans, a genomic segment contains:
- a CDS encoding AbgT family transporter, which yields MGTLMSRLIVFTVVFWLFWVVLLFIWYQFDLPLGPGASIMLAS from the coding sequence ATCGGCACCCTGATGTCGCGCCTGATCGTGTTCACCGTGGTGTTCTGGCTGTTCTGGGTGGTACTGCTGTTTATCTGGTACCAATTCGACTTGCCGTTGGGGCCGGGCGCGTCGATCATGTTGGCGTCGTAA
- a CDS encoding 5-(carboxyamino)imidazole ribonucleotide synthase, with protein MSNAYGMPVVAVIGDGQLARMMQTEAIELGVETRVLAASEDASAAQVFGDVRLGDYTKLEDLRAIVDGADAVTFDHEHVPNKYAQLLIDEGVAVEPRPDALIYAQDKLEQRRRLSEAGLPVPAFAAIESAADAEAFWDGTGGQVCLKATRGGYDGHGVWFPSSRAECAELVEELLGRDLPLMAEKKIPFTRELSAMVARNRSGDVRAWPVVESRQDGGICRVAIAPAPGMSAELAARCEELAVRVAEGLGVTGVLAVELFEYVGDNGPEVSVNELAMRPHNTGHWTQDGCVTSQFEQHVRAVLDWPLGAVDKLSPATVMVNTLGGDEDPAVPMAERVVEVMRKYPQAKVHLYGKDHRPGRKMGHINVCADSVDDALAVAEDAAHYIIHATWKD; from the coding sequence GTGAGTAACGCCTATGGGATGCCCGTCGTCGCCGTTATCGGCGACGGCCAGTTGGCACGGATGATGCAGACGGAAGCGATCGAGCTCGGCGTGGAGACCCGCGTGCTGGCCGCAAGCGAGGACGCCTCGGCCGCGCAGGTGTTCGGCGACGTGCGCCTCGGTGACTACACCAAGCTTGAGGACCTGCGCGCGATCGTGGACGGCGCGGATGCGGTCACCTTCGACCACGAGCATGTGCCCAATAAGTACGCGCAGTTGCTTATCGACGAAGGCGTGGCCGTCGAACCCCGCCCCGATGCGTTGATCTACGCCCAGGACAAACTCGAGCAGCGCCGCCGCCTGTCCGAGGCCGGCCTGCCGGTGCCGGCGTTCGCGGCGATCGAGTCGGCCGCGGACGCCGAGGCGTTCTGGGACGGGACCGGCGGCCAGGTGTGTCTGAAGGCCACGCGTGGCGGCTATGACGGACACGGGGTGTGGTTCCCGTCGTCGCGCGCAGAGTGCGCCGAGCTGGTTGAGGAACTTCTGGGCCGTGACCTGCCGCTGATGGCGGAGAAGAAGATCCCGTTCACCCGCGAGCTGTCCGCGATGGTAGCGCGCAACCGCTCCGGCGACGTGCGCGCCTGGCCGGTGGTGGAGTCGCGCCAGGACGGCGGGATCTGCCGCGTGGCCATCGCTCCCGCGCCGGGCATGTCCGCGGAGCTGGCGGCGCGCTGCGAGGAGCTCGCCGTGCGCGTTGCCGAGGGCTTGGGCGTAACCGGCGTTCTGGCCGTGGAGCTGTTCGAGTACGTCGGCGACAACGGCCCCGAGGTCTCCGTCAACGAGTTGGCCATGCGCCCGCACAACACCGGCCACTGGACCCAGGACGGGTGCGTGACCTCCCAGTTCGAGCAGCATGTTCGGGCGGTACTGGATTGGCCGTTAGGTGCCGTCGATAAGCTTTCGCCCGCAACCGTCATGGTTAACACCCTCGGCGGCGACGAAGACCCCGCCGTACCGATGGCCGAGCGCGTCGTCGAAGTGATGCGCAAATACCCGCAGGCCAAGGTGCACCTCTACGGCAAAGACCACCGCCCCGGGCGCAAGATGGGGCACATCAACGTCTGCGCGGACAGCGTCGACGACGCGCTCGCCGTAGCCGAAGACGCCGCGCACTACATCATCCACGCAACCTGGAAGGACTAG
- a CDS encoding biotin--[acetyl-CoA-carboxylase] ligase produces the protein MSVRNVQRIQDEVAEYWPNVRWVESTGSTNADLLNDNAAPGTVLIADEQTAGKGRLGRQWVTPKGSQLAMSMVVEVPGTPPPFGLLSIAPGVAVTDVVPQARLKWPNDVQIGGKKIAGILSALDIPRVIVGIGINVVMRPEDLPVETATALNLEGLDVDFDDFTADILRAMGKRLNQWREGDPQLLEDYRAVCATIGQQVRLEMREGEETVTGTVTGVNDEGEVLIDGSAFSVGDVHHLRPTS, from the coding sequence ATGAGTGTGCGAAACGTGCAGCGAATCCAGGACGAAGTAGCCGAGTACTGGCCGAACGTGCGGTGGGTGGAATCCACCGGCTCCACCAACGCCGACCTACTCAACGACAACGCCGCGCCGGGCACGGTGCTCATCGCCGACGAACAGACGGCGGGCAAGGGGCGGCTGGGGCGGCAGTGGGTCACGCCGAAAGGCTCCCAGTTGGCCATGAGCATGGTGGTGGAAGTGCCGGGGACGCCGCCGCCGTTCGGCCTGCTGTCCATCGCGCCGGGCGTGGCGGTGACTGACGTGGTGCCGCAGGCGCGGCTGAAGTGGCCCAACGACGTGCAGATCGGCGGCAAGAAAATCGCCGGGATCCTCTCCGCGCTGGACATTCCCCGCGTGATCGTGGGTATCGGCATCAACGTGGTCATGCGGCCCGAAGACCTGCCCGTGGAGACCGCAACGGCGCTCAACCTCGAGGGCCTGGACGTGGATTTCGACGATTTCACCGCCGACATCCTGCGCGCGATGGGCAAGCGGCTGAACCAGTGGCGCGAGGGCGACCCGCAGCTGCTCGAGGACTACCGCGCGGTGTGCGCCACCATCGGCCAGCAGGTGCGCCTGGAGATGCGCGAGGGCGAGGAAACCGTCACCGGCACCGTCACCGGGGTCAACGACGAGGGCGAGGTGCTTATCGACGGCTCCGCTTTCTCCGTCGGCGACGTCCACCATCTGCGGCCCACGTCCTAG
- a CDS encoding TIGR03089 family protein — protein sequence MSMFAPLMQTDPSSPRLTVYDDSRGVRMDFSAQTLDNWASKVANMLDEEFDAGDEVAIDLPVSWQAAVIAIGAYNSSRTPLIDASGAPAPDLIFTTLDGAARWNEVPDCVVVSDDPFGRGVVEAGGELPVGTVDFGPTVRFYGDDYFGQSPALSSFAVPGLDAQRYLVQDWHTTGEFAANVLGPIAAGGSVVVVTGLVSAERLQEITEAEKVTRFIDGQ from the coding sequence ATGAGCATGTTCGCACCGCTGATGCAGACCGACCCGTCGTCGCCGCGCCTGACCGTCTATGACGACTCGCGCGGCGTGCGCATGGATTTTTCGGCGCAGACGCTGGACAACTGGGCCAGCAAGGTCGCCAACATGCTCGACGAGGAGTTCGACGCCGGCGACGAGGTCGCCATCGATCTGCCGGTGTCGTGGCAAGCGGCGGTCATCGCGATCGGCGCGTACAACTCCTCGCGCACCCCGCTTATCGACGCCTCCGGTGCCCCCGCCCCCGACCTCATCTTCACCACCCTGGACGGCGCCGCGCGGTGGAACGAGGTGCCCGATTGCGTGGTGGTCTCCGACGACCCGTTCGGCCGCGGCGTGGTGGAAGCCGGCGGCGAGCTTCCCGTGGGCACCGTGGACTTCGGACCCACCGTGCGCTTCTACGGCGACGACTACTTCGGCCAATCCCCTGCGCTGAGCTCGTTCGCGGTGCCCGGCCTCGATGCGCAGCGCTACCTCGTGCAGGACTGGCACACCACCGGCGAGTTCGCCGCGAACGTGCTCGGCCCCATCGCCGCCGGCGGCTCCGTCGTCGTGGTCACCGGGCTGGTCTCCGCAGAGCGGCTGCAGGAGATCACCGAGGCGGAGAAGGTCACCCGCTTCATCGACGGGCAGTAA
- the purE gene encoding 5-(carboxyamino)imidazole ribonucleotide mutase gives MAQPVVGIIMGSDSDWDTVAPAAEVLAEFNIPFEVGVVSAHRTPEKMLAYAKEAHTRDLQVIIACAGGAAHLPGMVAAATPLPVIGIPRALDTLDGLDSLLSIVQMPGGVPVATVSIGGAKNAGLLAARILGAADPSVQRKMVDYQARMAQEVERKDEALRQRLMGE, from the coding sequence ATGGCACAGCCAGTCGTTGGCATCATCATGGGCTCCGACTCGGACTGGGACACCGTCGCCCCAGCCGCCGAGGTGCTCGCCGAATTCAATATCCCCTTCGAGGTAGGGGTGGTCTCCGCGCACCGCACGCCCGAGAAGATGCTGGCGTACGCCAAGGAAGCGCACACGCGCGACCTGCAGGTGATCATCGCCTGCGCAGGCGGTGCCGCGCACCTGCCGGGCATGGTCGCCGCGGCGACCCCGCTGCCGGTGATCGGCATCCCGCGCGCCCTAGACACCCTCGACGGGCTGGACTCGCTGCTGTCCATCGTGCAGATGCCCGGCGGCGTGCCGGTGGCCACCGTCTCCATCGGTGGCGCGAAGAACGCAGGTTTGCTCGCCGCGCGCATCCTGGGTGCGGCCGACCCGTCAGTGCAGCGCAAGATGGTGGACTACCAGGCGCGCATGGCCCAAGAGGTGGAGCGTAAGGACGAGGCGCTGCGTCAGCGCCTGATGGGTGAGTAA
- a CDS encoding catalase, producing the protein MSDKTPSTNAASPAGDNAPGKPGAATPGVSQPDGKTTPPQDTDAQQPPASVSATGCPFHFGAGSDSPDPRTQQGEYLTTAQGARLSETSKSLRAGERGPLLMQDHHFREKITHFDHERIPERAVHARGVGAHGTFVANGNASKISKAKVFKKDAETPVFVRFSTVLGSRGSADSVRDTRGWATKFYTEEGNWDLVGNNIPVFFIQDAIKFPDVIHAGKPHPDREIPQAQSAHDTFWDFVGLHTEATHHTLWNMSDRGIPRSLRMMEGFGIHTFRFINDAGETTLVKFHWKPKFGVHSQVWEEAQITGGMDPDFHRRDLYDAIEAGAYPQWDLGVQVFPDTEDQMFEGIDLLDPTKLVPEELAPVEIIGTMTLNKNPRNYFEEVEQVAFCPSHLPPGIDVTADPLLQGRLFSYLDTQISRLGGPNFAQLPINRPQAPVNDNLRDGMHQVGSHTGVAPYKPNSLDENNPAEATVDEGAFIDVPVAVEGKITREQPASFDDHFSQARQFYISLTDVEQDHLTQALSFELGKCYEETVKVRYLDVLAHVDQALAEAVADNLGLPHPEKHDVADVTPSEALSQMGGTWPIDGRQVGVLISTDLGDSADAVGKLVDDLFAAGTTPLLVAEKGGAVKIGGKDVSISRTYLTASSIEFDAAVVVNPPANTDVNTMLGELERHKKAIIAVGATGKEALEGARVPADQKGIVAVDTADAAADPVKELLASHRVWER; encoded by the coding sequence ATGAGCGACAAGACCCCATCCACCAACGCAGCGTCGCCGGCAGGCGATAACGCCCCCGGTAAGCCGGGTGCCGCAACACCGGGCGTTTCGCAGCCCGACGGCAAGACCACCCCGCCGCAGGACACCGACGCGCAACAGCCGCCGGCCTCGGTTTCTGCCACCGGTTGCCCGTTCCACTTCGGTGCCGGTTCGGATTCCCCGGATCCGCGCACGCAGCAAGGCGAGTACCTCACCACCGCTCAGGGTGCGCGCCTGTCCGAGACCTCGAAGTCGCTGCGCGCCGGTGAACGTGGCCCGCTACTGATGCAGGACCACCACTTCCGTGAGAAGATCACCCACTTCGACCACGAGCGCATCCCGGAGCGCGCCGTCCACGCGCGTGGTGTGGGTGCCCACGGCACGTTCGTGGCCAACGGCAACGCGTCGAAGATCTCCAAAGCCAAGGTGTTTAAGAAGGACGCTGAGACTCCGGTCTTCGTGCGTTTTTCCACCGTGCTGGGCTCCCGCGGCTCCGCCGACTCCGTGCGCGATACCCGCGGCTGGGCCACGAAGTTCTACACCGAAGAGGGCAACTGGGACCTGGTGGGCAACAACATCCCGGTGTTTTTCATCCAGGACGCCATCAAGTTCCCTGACGTCATCCACGCGGGTAAGCCGCACCCGGACCGCGAGATCCCTCAGGCGCAGTCGGCGCACGACACGTTCTGGGACTTCGTCGGTCTGCACACCGAGGCGACCCACCACACGCTGTGGAACATGTCGGACCGCGGTATTCCGCGCTCGCTGCGCATGATGGAAGGCTTCGGCATCCACACGTTCCGCTTCATTAACGACGCGGGCGAGACTACCCTGGTCAAGTTCCACTGGAAGCCGAAGTTCGGCGTGCACTCCCAGGTGTGGGAAGAAGCGCAGATCACCGGCGGCATGGACCCGGATTTCCACCGCCGCGATCTTTACGACGCCATCGAGGCCGGCGCCTACCCGCAGTGGGACTTGGGCGTGCAGGTCTTCCCGGACACGGAAGACCAGATGTTCGAGGGCATCGACCTGCTGGACCCGACCAAGCTCGTGCCCGAGGAGCTGGCGCCGGTGGAGATCATCGGCACGATGACGCTGAACAAGAACCCGCGCAACTACTTCGAAGAGGTTGAGCAGGTCGCGTTCTGCCCGTCGCACCTGCCCCCGGGCATCGACGTCACCGCCGACCCGCTGCTGCAGGGCCGCCTGTTTTCCTACCTGGACACCCAGATTTCCCGTCTGGGTGGGCCGAACTTTGCGCAGCTGCCGATCAACCGCCCGCAGGCGCCGGTGAACGACAACTTGCGCGATGGCATGCACCAGGTCGGCTCCCACACCGGCGTGGCGCCCTACAAGCCGAACTCGCTGGACGAGAACAACCCGGCCGAGGCCACCGTGGACGAGGGCGCATTTATCGACGTTCCCGTCGCCGTGGAAGGCAAGATCACCCGTGAGCAGCCCGCGTCCTTCGATGACCACTTCTCCCAGGCGCGCCAGTTCTACATCTCGCTCACCGACGTCGAGCAGGACCACCTCACCCAGGCCCTGTCCTTCGAGCTGGGCAAGTGCTACGAGGAGACCGTCAAGGTGCGCTACCTCGATGTGCTCGCGCACGTGGACCAGGCCCTCGCGGAGGCCGTGGCCGACAACCTCGGCCTGCCTCACCCGGAGAAGCATGACGTTGCGGACGTGACACCGTCCGAGGCGCTGTCCCAGATGGGCGGCACCTGGCCTATCGACGGCCGCCAGGTCGGCGTGCTCATCTCCACCGACCTGGGTGATTCCGCGGATGCCGTGGGCAAGCTTGTCGACGACCTCTTCGCCGCCGGCACCACCCCACTGCTCGTCGCCGAAAAGGGCGGGGCCGTGAAGATTGGCGGCAAGGACGTGTCCATCTCGCGCACGTACCTGACCGCCAGCTCCATCGAGTTCGACGCCGCCGTGGTGGTCAACCCGCCGGCAAACACCGACGTGAACACGATGCTCGGCGAGCTCGAGCGCCACAAGAAGGCCATCATCGCCGTGGGTGCTACCGGCAAGGAGGCGCTCGAGGGCGCCCGCGTGCCGGCGGACCAGAAGGGCATTGTCGCCGTCGACACCGCCGACGCCGCGGCCGATCCGGTCAAGGAGCTGCTGGCTTCCCACCGCGTCTGGGAGCGGTAG
- the budA gene encoding acetolactate decarboxylase, producing MSETIARHTIFQNSLMTALLDGIYDGELTIGDILSKGNFGLGTFDALDGEMLILDGVCHQLTSDGKARVADLDQRTPFTVVTNFVPRMRFDAPAGMVRSELAKFIDDTEPSHNFFTAVKITGRFKEVVVRTVTKQEKPYPPMSEAVSDDAEHVFTDVEGVIGGFRTPMYAKGIGVPGCHVHFIDNEHSRGGHVLDYTVDEAVIELCPGTDMELHLPVTAEFLGGKLSPEDLDEQLHTTEIKGYK from the coding sequence ATGTCTGAAACGATCGCCCGCCACACAATCTTCCAGAACTCGCTGATGACCGCGCTTCTCGACGGCATCTACGACGGCGAGCTGACCATCGGCGACATCTTGAGCAAAGGCAACTTCGGCCTGGGCACCTTCGACGCCCTCGACGGCGAGATGCTCATCCTGGACGGGGTGTGCCACCAGCTCACCTCCGACGGCAAAGCGCGCGTGGCCGATTTGGACCAACGCACCCCGTTTACCGTGGTGACCAACTTCGTGCCGCGGATGCGTTTCGACGCCCCCGCAGGCATGGTCCGCTCCGAGCTGGCCAAATTCATCGACGACACCGAGCCGAGCCACAACTTCTTCACCGCCGTGAAAATCACCGGGCGGTTCAAGGAAGTGGTGGTGCGCACGGTTACCAAGCAGGAAAAGCCGTACCCGCCGATGTCCGAGGCCGTCTCCGACGACGCGGAGCACGTCTTCACCGACGTCGAAGGCGTCATCGGGGGTTTCCGCACCCCCATGTACGCCAAGGGCATCGGCGTGCCGGGCTGCCACGTGCACTTCATCGATAACGAGCACTCGCGCGGCGGCCACGTGCTGGACTACACGGTGGACGAGGCCGTGATCGAGCTGTGCCCTGGCACCGACATGGAACTGCACCTTCCGGTCACCGCGGAGTTCTTGGGCGGCAAGCTCTCCCCCGAGGACTTGGACGAGCAGCTGCACACCACAGAGATCAAGGGGTACAAGTAG
- a CDS encoding YdcF family protein, with translation MSNPIVVLGARIVDGRPSRMLEFRLRRALEVWSAAPAPLVVSGFGEAEVMADWLLVRGVPEASIVLEPQARSTNENLERSRELFPDAAYLTVVTSGFHVLRTRVWAWHLGIPVRLVAAPTPETSRAKNYAREVVALPHSVARVAWRRFVRRVFGR, from the coding sequence GTGAGTAACCCAATCGTCGTGCTGGGCGCCCGCATCGTCGACGGGCGCCCTTCGCGCATGCTCGAGTTCCGCCTGCGCCGTGCGCTCGAGGTGTGGAGTGCCGCTCCCGCGCCGCTCGTGGTCTCCGGATTTGGGGAGGCGGAGGTGATGGCCGACTGGTTGCTGGTCCGCGGGGTGCCGGAGGCGTCGATCGTGCTGGAGCCTCAGGCGCGCTCCACCAACGAAAATCTGGAGCGCTCCCGGGAGCTGTTCCCGGACGCTGCCTATCTCACCGTGGTGACCAGCGGTTTCCACGTTCTGCGCACCCGCGTGTGGGCGTGGCACTTGGGCATCCCGGTGCGCCTGGTGGCGGCGCCGACCCCGGAGACCTCTCGAGCGAAGAACTACGCGCGGGAGGTGGTGGCGCTGCCGCACTCCGTGGCGCGGGTGGCGTGGCGGCGTTTCGTGCGGCGCGTCTTCGGGCGGTAG
- a CDS encoding ribbon-helix-helix domain-containing protein — protein MERDDEAEAGYDLSKLPAPRRGRPPVGRGAGTVVPVRLDDETIAALMARAEAVGLTTRSDAIREAIRQWTGADLRS, from the coding sequence ATGGAAAGGGATGATGAGGCTGAAGCGGGGTACGACCTTTCGAAGCTGCCCGCTCCGCGCCGAGGTCGTCCACCAGTAGGTAGAGGTGCAGGTACGGTCGTACCGGTGCGTCTCGACGACGAAACGATCGCCGCCCTCATGGCCCGCGCCGAAGCGGTGGGTCTGACCACCCGGTCGGATGCGATCCGTGAGGCTATCCGGCAGTGGACTGGGGCGGACCTACGGAGCTAA